The following are encoded in a window of uncultured Pseudomonas sp. genomic DNA:
- a CDS encoding DUF2933 domain-containing protein: MDHSHRPGSELPFWKSKIGIALIMLAVIGVFYVAREHFGHLSQALPYLILLLCPLMHMFGHNHGGHSHQDGADTPKDDNRK; encoded by the coding sequence ATGGACCACTCCCACCGCCCAGGCTCTGAATTGCCATTTTGGAAAAGCAAAATTGGCATTGCGCTGATCATGCTGGCCGTCATCGGCGTGTTTTATGTGGCCCGCGAGCATTTTGGCCACCTGTCTCAGGCACTGCCTTACTTGATTCTACTGCTGTGCCCACTGATGCACATGTTCGGCCACAACCATGGTGGGCACTCCCATCAGGATGGTGCCGATACCCCCAAGGACGACAACCGGAAGTAA